From one Callithrix jacchus isolate 240 chromosome 2, calJac240_pri, whole genome shotgun sequence genomic stretch:
- the EPO gene encoding erythropoietin — protein sequence MGVCECPAWLWLLLSLLWLPLGLPVLGAPLHLICDSGVLERYVLEGKEAENVTMGCAESCSLNENITVPDTKVNFYAWKKMEFGQQAVDIWQGLTLLSEAVLRGQALLANSSQPREPLQLHMDRAVSGLRSLTTLLRALGAQKEATSPPDAAPSAVPLQTITADTFSKLFQVYSNFIRGKLKLYAGEACRTEDR from the exons ATGGGGGTGTGCG AATGTCCTGCCTGGCTGTGGCTTCTCCTGTCCCTGCTGTGGCTCCCTCTGGGCCTCCCAGTCCTGGGCGCCCCCCTACACCTCATCTGTGACAGTGGAGTCCTGGAGCGGTACGTCTTGGAGGGCAAGGAGGCCGAGAATGTCACG ATGGGCTGTGCCGAAAGCTGCAGTTTGAATGAGAATATCACCGTCCCAGACACCAAAGTCAACTTCTATGCCTGGAAGAAGATGGAG TTTGGGCAGCAGGCTGTAGACATCTGGCAGGGTCTGACCCTGCTCTCGGAAGCTGTCCTTCGGGGCCAGGCCCTGTTGGCCAACTCCTCCCAGCCAAGGGAGCCCCTGCAGCTGCACATGGATAGAGCTGTCAGTGGCCTTCGCAGCCTCACCACTCTGCTTCGGGCGCTGGGAGCCCAG AAGGAAGCCACCTCCCCTCCAGATGCAGCCCCCTCGGCTGTTCCACTCCAAACAATCACTGCTGACACTTTCAGCAAACTCTTCCAAGTCTACTCCAATTTTATCCGGGGAAAGCTGAAGCTGTATGCAGGAGAGGCCTGCAGAACAGAGGACAGGTGA
- the POP7 gene encoding ribonuclease P protein subunit p20 isoform X1, whose product MNESERGAGRRGSWRAHSMAENRELRGAVEAELDPVEYTLRKRLPNRLPRRPNDIYVNMKTDFKAQLARCQKLLDGGARGQNACSEIYIHGLGLAINRAINIALQLQAGSFGSLQVAANTSTVELVDELEPETDTREPLTRIRNNSAIHIRVFRVTPK is encoded by the exons ATGAATGAATCGGAACGCGGGGCGGGGAGACGCGGGAGCTGGAG GGCACACAGCATGGCAGAAAACCGAGAGCTCCGAGGTGCCGTGGAGGCTGAACTGGATCCGGTGGAGTACACGCTTAGGAAAAGGCTTCCCAACCGCCTGCCCCGGCGGCCCAATGACATTTATGTCAACATGAAGACTGACTTTAAGGCGCAACTGGCCCGCTGCCAGAAGCTGCTGGACGGAGGGGCCCGGGGTCAGAACGCGTGCTCTGAGATCTACATTCACGGCTTGGGCTTGGCCATCAACCGAGCCATCAACATCGCGCTGCAGCTGCAGGCGGGCAGCTTTGGGTCCTTGCAGGTGGCTGCCAATACCTCAACTGTGGAGCTTGTTGATGAGCTGGAGCCAGAAACGGATACACGGGAGCCGTTGACTCGGATCCGCAACAACTCAGCCATCCACATCCGAGTCTTCAGGGTCACACCCAAGTAA
- the POP7 gene encoding ribonuclease P protein subunit p20 isoform X2: protein MAENRELRGAVEAELDPVEYTLRKRLPNRLPRRPNDIYVNMKTDFKAQLARCQKLLDGGARGQNACSEIYIHGLGLAINRAINIALQLQAGSFGSLQVAANTSTVELVDELEPETDTREPLTRIRNNSAIHIRVFRVTPK, encoded by the coding sequence ATGGCAGAAAACCGAGAGCTCCGAGGTGCCGTGGAGGCTGAACTGGATCCGGTGGAGTACACGCTTAGGAAAAGGCTTCCCAACCGCCTGCCCCGGCGGCCCAATGACATTTATGTCAACATGAAGACTGACTTTAAGGCGCAACTGGCCCGCTGCCAGAAGCTGCTGGACGGAGGGGCCCGGGGTCAGAACGCGTGCTCTGAGATCTACATTCACGGCTTGGGCTTGGCCATCAACCGAGCCATCAACATCGCGCTGCAGCTGCAGGCGGGCAGCTTTGGGTCCTTGCAGGTGGCTGCCAATACCTCAACTGTGGAGCTTGTTGATGAGCTGGAGCCAGAAACGGATACACGGGAGCCGTTGACTCGGATCCGCAACAACTCAGCCATCCACATCCGAGTCTTCAGGGTCACACCCAAGTAA